The window AATGTATTCGATGGCATTACCATGAACGCGGATAGCGGTTTGCAACTCATAAAAACCGCCATCACCATAGGCTATACGGTATTGATTACGCAACTTCACAACATTTAAAGATAATCTAAGCAGCAGTAAGGCACCCAGTACAGCATACAAAGAGCTGACCATTTTTTACTCCACCATAAAACGAATCAAACTATGAAAACACCTAAAAATATAAGTTATAGTAATGGGTATTGACAATATTTTGTGAATTGTAAATCCTAAAAAGCCGTTAGACAAATGAAATCACAACTTTTTTGAGTCAGTCTTACACTCTATTTAATCAAACCTTCTTTTTTTAAGTGAGTTAAAATAGTCACCGCTGTGCTTGAGCAGCGAGGTAAATCGTTAATGCTAAACCAATCCAATTCAGCAATCTCAGCTGCGGGTTGTGGCTCCCCTGTATAGTCCGCAAAGTAACAACGAATACGGACTTGCGTTCCATCTGATTTTCCATCAGCAGGGCCAATGAACTCACCATAAAACCGGATAGAAGCGGCATCTAGCTCAAGTTTTAATTCTTCAGCAATCTCACGGCAGAGTGCTTGTTCGTCAGTCTCACCTTGCTCACGTTTTCCACCGGGTATATAAAATAAACTTTTATTATGGGAACGCACCATCGCAATTTTGTGGTCTGATAAGGTGATCAACCCAAGCTTATCAATGATTTTAACACTCATAATAGGGACACCCTGTTATTTAACGATGATAAGAGAATTATTGCTGTAAGTGAGTCATTAAGTAAACTGATAAAATTACTTAATGACTTAAATTATATTGTTTAAAAATTATTTTTTCTCAACGATTTTTACCAATTCATAACGAATACTTGGGGCATCAGCCGGTGGGTTTGGTACATTGAATTGCTTCACTTGTATAGTATAAGAGAAGCCTGGTTGATATTCGAAGCCTTGAATTGAGCTATAAAAAAGTTGCCAGTCATCACTTGGGTTTTCTTTCACTTTCATACATTTCATTGGGGCAACGCCCATACAATCAGCAAGTGAAGAATCAATATAAAAAGTTTTTGTATTATCAGTCTCTGCGGGTTTCATGTTCTGGCATCCAGCAAGTAGTACGAACATGGAAGTGGCAAGTATAATTTTTTTCATGGGTAGTCCTTAAACTGCAGATGGTGATTAATTCAGCGTTATATCTGTCTGTTGTGATTATAGCAAACTGAAAAAGGTAACGATTCTGAAATAGAAAGATTAATGATTAAAGCGATATTTATTAACCAATAATTGAATTGGAATACATTAAGTGGTGATTTTTCACTCAAAAAGGTATCGAACTGATGAAATAAACCTTTGCTGCAATATGTACATG is drawn from Providencia huaxiensis and contains these coding sequences:
- a CDS encoding NUDIX hydrolase; this encodes MSVKIIDKLGLITLSDHKIAMVRSHNKSLFYIPGGKREQGETDEQALCREIAEELKLELDAASIRFYGEFIGPADGKSDGTQVRIRCYFADYTGEPQPAAEIAELDWFSINDLPRCSSTAVTILTHLKKEGLIK
- a CDS encoding DUF4377 domain-containing protein, with product MKKIILATSMFVLLAGCQNMKPAETDNTKTFYIDSSLADCMGVAPMKCMKVKENPSDDWQLFYSSIQGFEYQPGFSYTIQVKQFNVPNPPADAPSIRYELVKIVEKK